One Desulfatitalea tepidiphila genomic region harbors:
- a CDS encoding adenylate/guanylate cyclase domain-containing protein, producing MATIKTIGFHFPFKYKLALTITAVVIGVLAGTFFVLQRRIEAKAIRGIKIDLQSTRQIVADLIEERNVRLQELARAVSGGELMRTILTDARLDRLTCDDIVLNEILPSYPQLSVLGAADSRGLIRANNPLKPDIAAVLASNDQLKSSFNGSIAHGFMRVGRNYHQIIALPLMIGPNEFREMLGVVFVGMPWTATDLAKLRRLSGADIALLSDNAIVSSAGPAFDAMPTGNAPTALSRPVLDTISSTVPQMHAIAGERFLFLKIGIQAETGIPAFAIARSLDAQLGFVQEIRRVMLEFAGVGIVLGVLVSFFIAMEIAKPVQTLTAAARHVAKDNFGVRVVVSGKDEFAELGDAFNQMIAGLHERDMIRTAFGRYVDHEVARRLLERPEMQLLGGQKRDVVIFMADIRGFSRLSEQLTPEQTVQLLNRYFAHIIDIIKDKEGVVVDFVGDGILALFDPLERDMAAMASSAVSCAFEMHHRLHHVNEEMIAEGLPPIAIGIGLNAGPAIVGNIGSRERAKFGIVGAEVNLTQRIQGEAKPGEVVVSAPLYDRIKNRVRVHRTFICELKGFRQPRTLHAVGPPDGDSPHLSMGRNDPSAA from the coding sequence ATGGCTACTATTAAAACGATCGGTTTTCATTTTCCTTTTAAATACAAACTGGCGCTCACCATCACAGCTGTGGTGATCGGCGTGCTGGCAGGCACTTTCTTTGTCCTCCAGCGCCGGATCGAAGCCAAGGCGATAAGGGGCATCAAGATCGACTTGCAATCCACCCGCCAGATCGTCGCCGACCTGATCGAAGAACGCAACGTGCGTCTCCAGGAACTGGCCAGAGCGGTGTCGGGCGGTGAATTGATGCGCACCATCCTGACCGACGCCCGACTGGACCGTCTGACCTGCGACGACATCGTGCTCAACGAAATCCTGCCCAGTTACCCGCAGCTCTCCGTGCTCGGCGCGGCGGACAGCCGGGGTTTGATCCGGGCCAACAACCCCCTAAAACCGGACATCGCGGCGGTGCTGGCCTCGAACGATCAGCTGAAAAGCAGCTTCAACGGTTCGATCGCCCATGGTTTCATGCGCGTCGGCCGCAACTACCATCAGATCATCGCCCTGCCATTGATGATCGGCCCCAACGAATTCCGCGAAATGTTGGGGGTCGTCTTTGTCGGCATGCCCTGGACCGCAACGGATCTTGCCAAACTGCGACGCCTGAGCGGGGCCGACATCGCCCTGCTGTCCGACAACGCCATCGTGTCATCGGCGGGTCCGGCCTTCGATGCCATGCCCACGGGAAACGCGCCAACGGCTTTATCACGGCCGGTGTTGGACACCATCTCCAGCACCGTGCCGCAGATGCACGCCATCGCCGGAGAAAGGTTCCTGTTTTTAAAAATCGGCATTCAGGCGGAAACCGGCATACCGGCCTTTGCCATTGCCCGATCTCTCGACGCCCAGCTCGGTTTCGTCCAGGAGATCCGGCGGGTCATGCTGGAATTTGCAGGTGTGGGGATCGTCCTCGGCGTGTTGGTCAGCTTCTTTATCGCCATGGAGATCGCCAAGCCGGTCCAGACCCTCACTGCAGCGGCCCGCCATGTAGCCAAGGACAATTTCGGCGTCCGGGTGGTGGTGAGCGGCAAAGACGAATTTGCAGAGCTCGGGGATGCCTTCAACCAGATGATTGCGGGCCTGCACGAGAGGGATATGATCCGCACGGCCTTTGGCCGCTATGTGGACCACGAAGTGGCCCGACGTCTGCTCGAACGGCCTGAAATGCAGCTTCTGGGAGGCCAAAAAAGAGACGTGGTCATTTTTATGGCCGATATCCGGGGATTTTCGCGGCTGTCCGAACAGCTCACCCCCGAACAGACGGTGCAGCTGCTCAATCGCTACTTTGCCCACATCATCGATATCATCAAAGACAAGGAGGGGGTGGTGGTCGATTTTGTCGGTGACGGCATTCTGGCCCTTTTCGACCCCCTGGAGCGCGACATGGCGGCCATGGCCTCGTCTGCCGTATCCTGCGCCTTCGAGATGCACCACCGGTTGCACCATGTCAACGAGGAGATGATCGCAGAGGGCCTGCCGCCGATCGCCATCGGTATCGGATTGAACGCCGGTCCGGCCATCGTGGGCAATATCGGTTCCAGGGAGCGCGCCAAATTCGGCATTGTCGGCGCCGAAGTCAACCTGACCCAGCGCATCCAGGGCGAAGCCAAACCCGGTGAAGTGGTTGTTTCGGCCCCCCTCTATGACCGGATCAAAAACAGGGTGCGCGTCCACCGGACGTTCATCTGTGAATTGAAGGGGTTCCGCCAGCCGCGCACCCTCCATGCCGTCGGGCCGCCCGATGGCGATAGCCCGCACCTTTCCATGGGGCGAAACGATCCATCGGCAGCATAA
- a CDS encoding cupredoxin domain-containing protein, translating into MRIALLSLLMILSSVFSEAADIDGWIVVMDKSGQSPLKSHAHAIVYLEGFFTEPVGEAVMDQQAKKFTPRLLPAVQGQSIRFENSDIYQHTVFSPHPTEPFSLSRYGQGESRSVVLHEVGPHPVYCDIHQSMIADVYVVPNRYFAVTDDRGFFRIADVPSGRHRLRAWHILGGNATLFVDIGTGNRSVSLELQSVKTAVETPVSPWPVPGYDATDFQQDGYY; encoded by the coding sequence ATGCGAATCGCGCTCTTGTCATTGTTAATGATCCTCTCGTCCGTTTTCTCCGAGGCCGCCGACATCGACGGATGGATCGTCGTCATGGACAAGTCCGGCCAAAGCCCATTGAAAAGCCATGCCCACGCGATCGTGTATCTGGAAGGTTTCTTTACCGAACCGGTCGGGGAGGCGGTCATGGACCAGCAGGCCAAGAAATTCACACCGCGCCTGTTGCCGGCCGTTCAGGGACAATCAATTCGTTTCGAAAACTCGGACATCTACCAGCACACCGTTTTTTCGCCCCATCCCACGGAGCCATTCAGCCTGTCGCGCTATGGACAAGGAGAATCCCGCAGCGTGGTTCTCCACGAGGTCGGCCCCCACCCCGTCTATTGCGATATTCACCAGAGCATGATCGCCGATGTATATGTGGTGCCCAACCGATATTTTGCGGTGACCGACGACAGGGGGTTTTTCCGCATTGCCGACGTACCGTCCGGCCGGCATCGGTTGCGGGCGTGGCACATCCTCGGGGGCAATGCCACGCTCTTTGTGGATATCGGCACCGGGAATCGATCTGTATCCTTAGAGTTGCAGAGCGTGAAAACGGCCGTCGAAACGCCTGTATCCCCATGGCCTGTCCCTGGCTACGACGCCACTGACTTCCAACAGGATGGCTACTATTAA
- the tatA gene encoding twin-arginine translocase TatA/TatE family subunit yields the protein MFGIGIPELIIILVIILIIFGAGKLPEIGGGMGKAIRNFRDATREKEAKKQDKIEDDKTT from the coding sequence ATGTTTGGTATCGGAATTCCCGAACTGATAATCATTTTGGTGATCATTCTGATCATTTTCGGTGCCGGCAAATTACCGGAAATCGGGGGCGGAATGGGCAAAGCCATCCGTAACTTCCGCGATGCCACCCGTGAAAAAGAGGCAAAGAAACAAGACAAAATCGAAGACGACAAGACCACCTAA
- a CDS encoding AAA family ATPase, with the protein MSGETFSGASRYVLDAELAQIVNVSMALEMPLLLKGEPGTGKTMLAHAISESLGMPLLALNVKSSMKLVEALYQYDTLTRLNDSRFGDSKRDVSDIEAYIKMGKIGQAFAADKRTVLLIDEIDKADTDFQDDMLDVLDQMEFDIIEIDKTIRAKHRPVIIITSNAKKDLSDPFLGRCNFHHIAFPDPKMMRRIIDVHFPGLSSDLSENAIDAFYRLRQIEGVEKRPATRELINWIRALQSDPDFKPKRLIKDELPYLGVLFKKSQDFETANRITQRRARY; encoded by the coding sequence ATGAGCGGAGAAACTTTCAGCGGTGCTTCACGCTACGTTTTGGATGCCGAACTGGCGCAGATCGTCAACGTCTCCATGGCCCTGGAGATGCCCCTGCTGCTCAAAGGCGAACCAGGAACCGGCAAGACCATGCTGGCCCATGCCATCAGCGAGAGCCTGGGCATGCCCCTGCTGGCGCTCAACGTCAAATCGAGCATGAAACTGGTCGAGGCGCTCTATCAGTACGACACCCTGACCCGTCTGAACGACAGCCGCTTCGGCGACTCCAAGCGGGATGTGAGCGACATCGAAGCCTACATCAAAATGGGCAAGATCGGCCAGGCCTTCGCGGCCGACAAGCGCACCGTGCTGCTCATCGACGAGATCGACAAGGCCGATACCGACTTTCAGGACGACATGCTCGACGTGCTCGACCAGATGGAGTTCGACATCATCGAGATCGACAAGACCATCCGGGCCAAGCACCGGCCGGTGATCATCATCACCTCCAATGCCAAGAAGGATCTCTCCGATCCGTTTCTGGGCCGCTGCAACTTCCACCACATCGCCTTTCCGGACCCCAAGATGATGCGCCGCATCATCGATGTCCATTTTCCCGGTTTGAGCAGCGACCTTTCCGAAAACGCCATCGACGCCTTTTATCGCCTGCGCCAGATCGAAGGCGTGGAGAAACGGCCGGCCACCCGCGAGCTGATCAATTGGATCAGGGCGTTGCAAAGCGATCCGGACTTCAAGCCCAAGCGCCTGATCAAGGACGAACTGCCCTACCTGGGCGTGCTGTTCAAAAAGAGCCAGGACTTCGAGACGGCCAACCGCATCACCCAGCGGCGGGCGAGGTATTAG
- a CDS encoding vWA domain-containing protein, giving the protein MFIDFFYQLKDHGVPVSPTAFLTLQKALGKGLVNSLEDFYTVSRAILVKSERYFDLYDQVFAHYFEGVALPDREGLELDALARSLLEQWLQHPKELADAMGMDEAELQKLTPEELIEYFKERLKEQTERHDGGNRWIGTGGTSPVGHSGFHPGGMRVGGVSRNKSAVKVAMERRYKDYSLEGPLTPSMMGEALKRLRHLVPSGPKDQVNVDKTIYQTMKNAGEIEIVFDSSLKDRLKVILAIDNGGWSMDPYIPLVQTLFDYARAQFKELKTCFFHNTIYDTLWEDPARYKKPLKVDDLVRRDPDTRFIFVGDASMAPYELMAQDGSIYITNRSGRPSIECLQFLAKTFRHSVWLNPVRRVRWPYTRTINLIAQIFPMFELTIDGLEKAVGHLMART; this is encoded by the coding sequence ATGTTCATCGACTTCTTCTATCAGCTCAAGGACCACGGCGTACCGGTCTCGCCGACCGCTTTTCTGACCCTGCAAAAGGCGTTGGGCAAGGGGCTGGTGAACTCCCTGGAAGATTTCTACACCGTGTCGCGCGCCATCCTGGTGAAAAGCGAGCGCTATTTCGATCTGTACGACCAGGTGTTCGCCCACTACTTCGAGGGGGTGGCCCTGCCTGACCGGGAGGGGTTGGAACTCGACGCGCTGGCCCGCTCGCTGCTCGAACAGTGGCTGCAGCACCCCAAGGAGCTGGCCGACGCCATGGGCATGGACGAAGCCGAATTGCAGAAGCTCACCCCCGAGGAGCTAATCGAATATTTCAAGGAGCGGCTCAAGGAACAGACCGAACGCCACGATGGGGGCAATCGCTGGATCGGCACGGGCGGCACCTCGCCGGTGGGCCACTCCGGCTTTCATCCCGGCGGCATGCGCGTGGGCGGTGTGTCGCGCAATAAATCAGCCGTCAAGGTGGCCATGGAGCGGCGCTACAAGGACTACTCCCTGGAAGGCCCGCTGACGCCCTCCATGATGGGGGAAGCGCTCAAACGGCTGCGCCACCTGGTGCCCTCCGGCCCCAAGGACCAGGTGAACGTCGACAAGACCATATACCAGACCATGAAAAACGCCGGCGAGATCGAGATCGTCTTCGACAGCAGCCTCAAGGACCGTCTCAAGGTGATCCTGGCCATCGACAACGGCGGCTGGTCCATGGACCCCTACATCCCGCTCGTGCAGACGCTCTTCGATTACGCCCGGGCCCAGTTCAAGGAACTCAAGACCTGCTTCTTCCACAATACCATTTACGACACCCTGTGGGAGGACCCGGCACGCTACAAGAAGCCGCTCAAGGTCGACGACCTGGTGCGGCGCGATCCCGACACCCGCTTCATCTTCGTGGGCGATGCCAGCATGGCGCCCTACGAACTCATGGCCCAGGACGGCTCGATCTACATCACCAACCGCAGCGGCCGGCCCAGCATCGAATGCCTGCAATTTCTCGCCAAGACCTTCCGCCACTCGGTCTGGCTCAACCCCGTGCGCCGGGTCCGCTGGCCCTACACCCGCACCATCAACCTCATCGCCCAGATCTTCCCCATGTTCGAACTGACCATCGACGGGCTGGAGAAGGCGGTGGGACATTTGATGGCGCGCACCTAG
- the recD2 gene encoding SF1B family DNA helicase RecD2 translates to MRPARHQHTGIITETLRGIVDRVTYHNPDNGWSVLRVSPFDQPHEQETVIVHQTRVYAGATMTFHGAWTMHPRHGRQFQAATAIEQKPASAAALEKYLGSGLIKGVGPKTARKIVRHFKEQTLAVFEEDIERLTEVPGIARKKLEMIRAAWLEHRAIREVMMFLQSHGISTLFAVRIYKAYGDQAVAMVSEDPYRLAADFYGIGFFSADKVALSIGLAPDSPQRIMAGIKHVLAAGRQFGHCYLTAAQINEHVDELLGLALAERLPDLLDQMTAEGLVMMRRIATGHGTAEACYYARSLYYDEGYVARRIGAMLGSVPVDADRVAAWIDRYCRTAGMTLSRDQAAAVEGCVRQGFAVLTGGPGVGKTTTTRVLVKLIEAMGRRVLLAAPTGRAAQRMSDVIGREARTIHRLLEWQLDRFKRDEQKPLDTDFLIVDECSMLDISLTASLLKAVPEHGQVLFIGDVDQLPSVGAGNVLRDIIASGRVPCFRLTQVFRQAEQSLIIRYAHQINRGDLPRIDSPFKRPEIWHSGEDCLFFDSDEATREQLSFIAKVKRFFDFKSMAPGTDASPATSPYEFRIDEPIVPYETELTIPEKFRHVDPERLYAAGSRIEELLAVVKKVHPWSSLHYGLSAVDVVQKLYLEWIPKYFGAGREIQILSPMTRGSLGTLSLNALIQAAANPEAPGKRQLKVGERIFREGDRVIHRRNNYDLGVFNGDIGSIARIDNEALTCIVHFAQDDRRVFYQRDDIVELDLAYAITIHKSQGSEFEAVIIPVLTQHFKMLFRNLIYTGLTRARKLAVLVGTRKALAMAVKNEDTSRRQTALRELLEANGRA, encoded by the coding sequence ATGCGGCCAGCGCGCCACCAGCATACCGGCATCATCACCGAAACCCTGCGCGGGATCGTGGACCGGGTCACCTACCACAATCCGGACAACGGCTGGTCGGTGCTGCGGGTCTCTCCCTTCGACCAACCCCATGAGCAGGAAACGGTCATCGTCCACCAGACCCGGGTGTATGCCGGCGCCACCATGACTTTCCACGGCGCATGGACCATGCATCCCCGGCACGGCCGCCAATTTCAGGCGGCCACGGCCATCGAGCAGAAGCCGGCCAGCGCGGCGGCCCTGGAAAAGTATCTCGGCTCGGGCCTGATCAAAGGGGTCGGCCCCAAGACGGCCCGCAAAATCGTGCGCCACTTCAAGGAGCAGACCCTGGCGGTCTTCGAGGAGGATATCGAGAGGCTGACCGAGGTGCCGGGTATTGCCCGAAAAAAACTGGAGATGATCCGCGCGGCATGGTTGGAACACCGCGCCATCCGGGAGGTGATGATGTTTCTCCAGTCCCACGGCATCAGCACCCTGTTCGCCGTGCGCATCTACAAGGCCTATGGCGACCAGGCCGTGGCCATGGTGAGCGAGGACCCCTACCGGCTGGCCGCCGACTTTTACGGCATCGGCTTCTTCTCTGCCGACAAGGTGGCCCTGAGTATCGGCCTGGCGCCGGACAGTCCCCAGCGCATCATGGCCGGCATCAAGCACGTACTGGCCGCCGGCCGGCAGTTCGGCCACTGCTACCTGACCGCAGCACAAATCAACGAGCACGTCGACGAACTGCTCGGCCTGGCGCTGGCCGAGCGTCTCCCGGACCTGCTCGACCAGATGACGGCCGAGGGGCTGGTGATGATGCGCCGCATAGCCACCGGGCATGGAACGGCCGAGGCCTGCTATTACGCCCGCTCTTTGTACTACGACGAAGGGTACGTGGCCCGCCGGATCGGCGCCATGCTGGGGTCCGTTCCCGTGGATGCCGACCGGGTGGCGGCCTGGATCGACCGCTATTGCCGGACCGCCGGCATGACCCTGAGCCGGGACCAGGCCGCGGCTGTCGAGGGCTGTGTGCGCCAGGGCTTCGCGGTATTGACCGGCGGGCCGGGGGTGGGCAAGACAACCACCACCCGCGTGCTGGTCAAGCTGATCGAAGCCATGGGCCGCCGGGTGCTGCTGGCCGCACCCACGGGCCGGGCCGCCCAGCGCATGAGCGATGTGATCGGCCGAGAAGCCCGGACGATCCACCGTCTGCTCGAATGGCAGCTCGACCGCTTCAAACGCGACGAGCAAAAGCCGCTCGACACCGATTTCCTGATCGTGGACGAGTGCTCGATGCTCGACATCAGCCTGACCGCGTCCCTGCTCAAGGCCGTACCCGAGCATGGCCAGGTCCTGTTCATCGGCGACGTGGACCAGTTGCCGTCCGTTGGCGCCGGCAACGTGCTCCGGGACATCATCGCCTCGGGCCGGGTGCCCTGCTTCCGCCTGACCCAGGTCTTCCGCCAGGCCGAGCAATCGCTGATCATCCGCTATGCCCACCAGATCAACCGGGGGGACCTGCCCCGCATCGATTCGCCCTTCAAACGTCCGGAGATCTGGCACAGCGGCGAGGACTGCCTCTTTTTCGATTCCGACGAGGCCACCCGGGAGCAACTATCGTTCATCGCCAAGGTGAAACGCTTTTTCGATTTTAAAAGCATGGCGCCGGGCACCGACGCGTCGCCTGCCACGAGCCCTTATGAATTCCGCATCGACGAACCGATCGTGCCCTACGAGACCGAATTGACCATCCCCGAAAAGTTCCGCCATGTGGACCCGGAACGACTCTATGCCGCCGGCAGCCGCATCGAGGAACTGCTGGCCGTGGTCAAAAAGGTCCATCCCTGGTCATCCCTGCACTATGGATTGTCTGCTGTGGATGTGGTTCAGAAGCTCTATCTCGAATGGATCCCCAAATATTTCGGTGCCGGCCGTGAAATCCAGATCCTGTCGCCCATGACCCGCGGCAGCCTGGGCACCCTGTCGCTCAACGCCCTGATCCAGGCGGCGGCCAACCCCGAAGCACCCGGAAAGCGCCAGCTGAAGGTGGGCGAACGAATCTTCCGCGAAGGCGACCGGGTGATCCATCGCCGCAACAATTACGACCTGGGCGTGTTCAACGGCGACATCGGCTCCATCGCGCGCATCGACAACGAAGCCCTCACCTGTATCGTCCATTTTGCCCAGGACGACCGCCGCGTCTTCTACCAGCGCGACGACATCGTGGAACTGGACCTGGCCTACGCCATCACCATCCACAAGTCCCAGGGCAGCGAGTTCGAAGCGGTCATCATCCCCGTGCTCACCCAGCACTTCAAGATGCTCTTCCGGAACCTGATTTACACCGGTCTCACCCGCGCCCGCAAACTGGCAGTCCTGGTCGGCACCCGCAAGGCCCTTGCCATGGCCGTAAAAAACGAAGACACCAGCCGACGGCAGACGGCGCTGCGGGAGTTGCTGGAAGCGAACGGGCGGGCATAA
- a CDS encoding STAS domain-containing protein translates to MEVDFRVQADTLVASLRGRLDTHTAPAFEEQAREALKRNEKKWVFDLSGLAYVSSAGLRVVLAAAKALKADGGEIRLAAAGGSVKKVFQISGFFSLFKYFDTPEAALEAF, encoded by the coding sequence ATGGAAGTTGACTTTCGAGTGCAAGCCGATACGCTGGTGGCCTCCCTTCGAGGACGCCTGGACACCCATACCGCCCCGGCGTTCGAGGAGCAGGCCCGGGAAGCCCTCAAACGAAATGAGAAGAAATGGGTCTTCGATCTTTCCGGATTGGCGTATGTCAGCAGTGCGGGGCTGCGCGTGGTCCTCGCCGCGGCCAAGGCATTGAAGGCCGATGGCGGGGAGATCCGACTGGCCGCGGCCGGGGGTTCGGTCAAAAAGGTATTTCAGATCTCGGGATTCTTCTCCCTCTTCAAGTACTTCGATACACCGGAGGCGGCGCTCGAAGCGTTCTGA
- a CDS encoding MFS transporter, producing MSDAPALAMGSSGAGLLTSRKFLALMAAAFLAYANVAVFFGFVDHLRALPVSPADYGILIGAMAAASLVVRPLVSPFSHAGNTRLLLFIGTALAVAALAAYTIAAGFWSMLLVRLFHGTAFAVLGTALMTAVVGVIPKAKSAQFFGYLAVVTLLPYTLIPPLLPFLDAHLGGFNRILLMFALLTLLVFPLVVFVSGREPMPSGDDTASALTGREIMANLKDARVLRILAAMLLLYCGHAMVFFFLDGYGQSIRIACAGVFLTLSTAGEIGIRVAAGTLFDRMDKRRLAAAALAALGLAYAALAHVPGEWLFFALGLIFGLGWGVAMPVFNGLIFDVSKPRFRAFNINLGLQMFQAGFFLGPLIGAPLLDRWGYASLYHCCAVLSLLAVVLIWTRKEKNNGS from the coding sequence ATGAGCGACGCCCCTGCATTGGCGATGGGCTCATCCGGCGCCGGCCTGCTCACGTCCCGCAAGTTCCTGGCCTTGATGGCCGCGGCTTTCCTGGCCTATGCCAACGTGGCCGTCTTTTTCGGTTTCGTGGACCATCTGCGGGCTCTGCCCGTATCGCCGGCCGATTACGGCATCCTGATCGGCGCCATGGCAGCCGCATCCCTGGTGGTACGCCCGCTGGTCAGTCCCTTTTCCCACGCCGGCAACACGCGGCTGTTGCTCTTCATCGGCACCGCTCTGGCCGTCGCCGCCCTGGCCGCCTACACGATCGCGGCCGGATTCTGGAGCATGCTGCTGGTGCGCCTCTTTCACGGGACCGCCTTTGCGGTGCTCGGAACGGCCCTGATGACCGCTGTGGTGGGCGTCATCCCCAAGGCCAAAAGCGCCCAGTTCTTCGGATACCTGGCCGTGGTGACCCTGCTGCCCTACACCCTGATTCCCCCGCTGCTGCCGTTTCTGGACGCGCACCTGGGTGGCTTCAACCGCATCCTGTTGATGTTCGCCTTGCTGACCCTGTTGGTGTTCCCGCTGGTCGTGTTCGTCTCCGGACGCGAGCCCATGCCGTCGGGGGATGATACAGCCTCCGCCCTGACCGGCCGGGAAATCATGGCCAATTTAAAAGATGCGCGGGTGTTGCGCATTCTGGCCGCCATGCTGCTGCTCTACTGCGGGCACGCCATGGTCTTTTTCTTTTTGGATGGCTATGGACAATCGATTCGGATCGCCTGTGCGGGAGTTTTCCTGACCCTCTCCACTGCGGGTGAAATCGGTATCCGCGTCGCCGCCGGAACGCTCTTCGACCGCATGGACAAACGGCGGCTGGCGGCCGCGGCCCTGGCGGCGCTGGGCCTGGCTTATGCCGCGCTGGCCCATGTTCCCGGCGAGTGGCTCTTTTTTGCCCTGGGTCTGATCTTCGGATTGGGGTGGGGCGTGGCCATGCCGGTCTTCAACGGGTTGATCTTCGATGTGTCCAAACCCCGTTTCCGTGCCTTCAATATCAACCTCGGCCTGCAGATGTTCCAGGCGGGCTTCTTCCTGGGCCCCCTGATCGGCGCGCCTCTGTTGGACCGCTGGGGATATGCCTCGCTCTATCATTGCTGCGCGGTGCTCAGCCTGCTGGCCGTAGTGCTCATATGGACGAGAAAGGAGAAAAACAATGGAAGTTGA
- a CDS encoding FAD binding domain-containing protein, with protein MKIEFELNGKPICLDAPADRRAVDLLREDLGLTGTKEGCGTGECGACTILVDGRSRLSCLMLVPQLEGRKITTIEGLAPGEHLHPVQAAFVRHGAVQCGFCTPGMVLTAVDLLARHPEPRHDEVIEAVSGNLCRCTGYQKIVSAVMDAGNTPPMPCSRQEPAPDPPPNGLRNAGRPGGTTAGSPVWMPRTLEDLWPLLAQYPQARVFAGGTDLLVWRRNGKIDSPALIGLERIDALRGIAETPDTVRIGAATTHEALLADPLVSRHFPVLKQALRTLGSPHIRHVGTIGGNLATASPAGDTLPPLHVLDATVTVQSAEGTRHLPIASLITGPGQTALMPGEIISAVIIPKPAADARQHFEKVGLRQAMACAVASLAAVVTFDDTGGIDRARLAWGSVGPTVVRLPEVEAALCGGRLDQKTLDALRPLVSRHLSPISDVRAGADYRRRVAGNLLLRLADDRPTRQATADTVEQAS; from the coding sequence ATGAAGATTGAATTCGAATTGAACGGAAAACCGATTTGCCTGGACGCACCCGCCGACCGCCGGGCCGTGGATCTGCTCCGGGAGGACCTGGGCCTGACCGGCACCAAGGAGGGGTGCGGCACCGGCGAGTGCGGGGCCTGCACGATTCTGGTGGACGGCCGCAGCCGGCTCTCCTGCCTGATGCTGGTCCCCCAACTGGAAGGCCGCAAGATCACCACCATCGAAGGTCTGGCCCCCGGAGAGCATCTGCACCCGGTCCAGGCCGCCTTTGTGCGACACGGGGCCGTGCAGTGCGGCTTCTGCACGCCCGGCATGGTGCTCACGGCGGTGGATCTGCTGGCGCGTCACCCCGAACCGCGCCACGATGAGGTCATCGAGGCCGTCAGTGGCAACCTGTGCCGTTGCACGGGATATCAGAAGATCGTGTCGGCCGTCATGGATGCCGGGAACACCCCGCCCATGCCGTGTTCCCGCCAGGAGCCGGCGCCGGATCCGCCGCCAAACGGCCTCCGAAACGCCGGCCGGCCCGGAGGGACGACCGCGGGCAGCCCGGTATGGATGCCCCGCACATTGGAGGATCTGTGGCCCCTGCTCGCTCAATATCCCCAGGCGCGGGTCTTCGCTGGCGGCACCGACCTGCTGGTATGGCGCCGGAATGGAAAGATCGACTCACCGGCCCTGATCGGCCTGGAGCGCATCGACGCGCTGCGCGGCATCGCCGAAACCCCCGATACCGTCCGGATCGGCGCCGCCACAACCCATGAGGCGCTGCTGGCCGATCCCCTCGTCTCCCGACACTTTCCGGTATTGAAGCAGGCACTTCGAACCTTGGGATCGCCCCATATCCGGCACGTGGGCACCATCGGCGGCAACCTGGCCACGGCCTCGCCGGCCGGAGACACCCTGCCGCCCCTGCATGTACTCGACGCCACGGTGACCGTTCAATCGGCCGAAGGCACCCGTCATCTGCCCATCGCGTCGCTTATCACCGGGCCCGGACAGACCGCACTGATGCCCGGCGAAATCATCTCCGCGGTGATCATTCCCAAGCCGGCGGCGGATGCGCGTCAGCACTTTGAAAAAGTGGGACTGCGACAAGCCATGGCCTGCGCCGTGGCCAGCCTGGCGGCGGTCGTCACGTTCGACGACACCGGCGGCATCGACCGCGCCCGCCTGGCGTGGGGCAGCGTCGGCCCCACGGTCGTGCGCCTGCCGGAGGTCGAAGCGGCCCTGTGCGGAGGTCGGCTCGACCAGAAGACCCTGGACGCGTTGCGGCCCCTGGTCAGCCGACACCTTTCCCCGATCAGCGATGTCCGCGCCGGCGCCGATTACCGCCGCCGGGTCGCCGGCAATCTGCTGCTGCGGCTCGCGGACGACCGTCCAACGCGCCAGGCGACGGCAGACACGGTGGAGCAAGCTTCATGA